In Paenibacillus phoenicis, one genomic interval encodes:
- the mobA gene encoding molybdenum cofactor guanylyltransferase, with product MNTTAIILAGGRSSRMGSDKALLELGGLTVLERLIRELETVASRIVIAGGTKAVYERFGKEVVTDRYPGAGPLAGLHAGLESSTTRWNLAVACDTPFANRGLFRALLERAEAAEETAARVDRASGMAADAPGGFAAAEAILARTEGRAHPLLAAYRRSVLPGLEARLRAGRLKMTAWTETLCTEYIEGEALANASGLPLEWCTFNMNKPEDYEQARTWLASGRSGV from the coding sequence ATGAACACAACCGCCATCATTTTAGCCGGTGGAAGATCCAGCCGGATGGGCAGCGATAAGGCGCTGCTTGAGCTTGGCGGCTTAACGGTGTTGGAACGGTTGATTCGAGAGCTGGAGACAGTGGCTTCAAGAATCGTGATCGCAGGGGGGACGAAGGCGGTTTATGAACGGTTCGGCAAAGAAGTCGTGACCGACCGTTATCCGGGGGCCGGACCGCTGGCTGGGTTGCATGCCGGGTTGGAGAGCTCGACGACCCGCTGGAACCTCGCGGTCGCTTGCGATACGCCGTTCGCGAATCGCGGCCTGTTCCGCGCTTTGCTGGAGCGGGCGGAGGCGGCGGAGGAAACGGCGGCTCGGGTTGACCGGGCAAGCGGCATGGCAGCAGACGCCCCGGGCGGCTTCGCAGCGGCCGAGGCGATCCTGGCCCGCACGGAGGGGCGGGCCCATCCGCTGCTGGCGGCCTATCGGCGCAGCGTGCTTCCAGGCTTGGAAGCACGGCTGCGGGCAGGCCGCCTCAAAATGACGGCTTGGACCGAGACGCTGTGCACCGAATATATCGAAGGGGAGGCCCTCGCCAACGCTTCGGGCCTCCCCTTGGAGTGGTGCACGTTTAATATGAACAAGCCGGAGGACTATGAGCAGGCCCGGACTTGGTTAGCGTCGGGCCGCTCTGGGGTTTAG
- a CDS encoding MFS transporter has product MARLQEKRRYSSFSLLPLGLLNFFIYGTLVIFTAFFQLYLQDIGMDKLEIGSLMAIGPFISLVAHPFWKSLGDQRQNPRAILLAMLLGLLIMGHLVFTVNTFSMLYVTMILLYFFLSPLLSQSNTLTLGYIAETPKQFRTYRIWGSLGWTFIALAAGPIIDAVGHEGSSLLFSVTLMLAIGATLLLPTIRQASQTPWLKGGELRLALKNKYLLVFVLFSMLVAIPNAINTIFMPLFMIDLGGTRLAVGGAVFLSTVFEFLALILLDRLIKRKLSYLLACITVVSLLFAIRWDLMSEATLPVHILLIQLLHSVTFGGFFYVGTKLIALLLPRPLRSAGQAVYTFAASGLACVIAGFWGGWIFQNFGPVVMYRSGVALTLIGALGFAAMWYQIRHHGYSPAMDDLHDEP; this is encoded by the coding sequence ATGGCTCGTTTGCAGGAAAAAAGACGATATTCGTCCTTTTCGTTGTTGCCGTTAGGTCTGCTTAACTTTTTTATTTACGGAACCTTGGTCATTTTCACTGCCTTTTTTCAATTATATTTACAGGACATCGGGATGGACAAGCTGGAGATTGGCAGCCTGATGGCCATCGGTCCCTTCATTTCTTTGGTGGCCCACCCGTTCTGGAAATCCCTGGGCGACCAAAGGCAGAATCCACGTGCCATCCTGCTAGCCATGCTGCTGGGCTTACTTATCATGGGACATCTCGTGTTTACGGTCAACACCTTTTCGATGTTGTACGTGACGATGATTCTGCTATATTTTTTCCTAAGCCCGCTGCTCTCGCAAAGCAATACCTTGACTCTCGGCTATATCGCAGAAACGCCGAAGCAATTCAGAACGTACCGCATTTGGGGCTCGCTCGGGTGGACGTTCATCGCGCTGGCCGCCGGACCCATCATCGATGCCGTCGGCCACGAGGGAAGCTCGCTGCTGTTTAGCGTAACGTTGATGCTGGCGATCGGTGCTACCCTGTTGCTGCCCACCATTCGCCAAGCGTCTCAAACCCCTTGGCTGAAGGGAGGGGAGCTGCGCCTGGCGCTAAAGAACAAGTACCTGCTGGTGTTCGTCCTCTTTAGCATGCTGGTAGCAATCCCTAATGCAATCAACACCATCTTTATGCCGCTGTTTATGATCGATCTCGGCGGAACGCGGTTGGCGGTCGGCGGTGCCGTGTTCTTATCGACCGTTTTTGAATTTCTCGCATTGATCCTGCTGGACCGCTTGATAAAGCGAAAATTATCCTATTTGCTCGCTTGCATCACCGTCGTCAGCCTGTTGTTTGCGATTCGCTGGGATTTGATGTCTGAAGCGACACTCCCGGTGCACATCTTGCTCATTCAACTGCTGCACTCCGTAACGTTTGGCGGATTCTTCTACGTCGGAACCAAGCTGATCGCTCTGCTGTTGCCGCGGCCGCTGAGATCAGCGGGACAAGCGGTCTATACCTTTGCTGCCAGCGGCCTTGCCTGCGTGATTGCGGGCTTCTGGGGCGGCTGGATATTTCAAAATTTCGGTCCGGTGGTGATGTACCGGTCCGGCGTCGCGTTAACACTAATCGGTGCGCTTGGGTTCGCCGCGATGTGGTATCAAATCCGCCATCACGGCTATTCGCCGGCAATGGACGATCTACATGATGAACCATAA
- the moaA gene encoding GTP 3',8-cyclase MoaA, whose product MEQLLDSFGRKHDYLRISVTDRCNLRCVYCMPAEGMVFQPHEEIMSYEEIAETVSALTPMGLRKIRLTGGEPLVRKDLEQLVAMLSSIPGIEDIALTTNGMFLAKKAELLKQAGLKRVNISLDSLRQDRFAMITRGGEVEKVLEGIQAAVEVGFEPIKLNVVLMKGINEDEIRDFIALTLDQPLHVRFIEYMPIGSASDTWRKTYLPLTAVEDVCREAGWEVEGVEGPRGNGPAESRRVAGAAGTFGLIHPVSEHFCDSCNRLRLTADGHIKACLYWSDELHVRPYAAAGDHEGIRSLFLKALGAKPKNHEMALALERKQQSHTPTARRMSQIGG is encoded by the coding sequence ATGGAGCAGCTGCTTGATTCCTTTGGGCGAAAACATGATTACCTGCGCATCTCCGTCACTGACCGATGCAATTTGCGCTGCGTCTATTGCATGCCCGCCGAAGGAATGGTGTTTCAACCGCATGAGGAAATCATGAGCTACGAGGAAATTGCCGAGACAGTATCGGCGCTTACTCCGATGGGCCTCCGCAAAATTCGGCTTACCGGCGGCGAACCGCTGGTGCGCAAAGATTTAGAACAACTTGTTGCCATGCTCTCCAGCATTCCGGGCATTGAAGATATTGCACTAACGACGAACGGCATGTTTCTTGCGAAAAAAGCGGAGCTGCTGAAGCAAGCGGGATTAAAACGGGTGAACATCAGTCTGGATTCACTGCGTCAGGACCGCTTCGCGATGATTACCCGCGGCGGTGAGGTGGAGAAGGTGCTGGAAGGCATTCAGGCCGCCGTCGAGGTCGGTTTTGAGCCGATTAAGCTCAACGTGGTCCTGATGAAAGGAATCAATGAGGATGAAATCCGCGATTTTATCGCGTTAACGTTAGATCAGCCGCTGCATGTTCGCTTTATCGAATATATGCCGATTGGCAGTGCCAGCGACACCTGGCGTAAAACCTACCTGCCTCTGACGGCCGTGGAAGACGTCTGCCGGGAAGCGGGCTGGGAAGTGGAAGGCGTCGAAGGTCCGCGCGGTAACGGTCCTGCCGAAAGCCGCCGCGTTGCGGGTGCCGCCGGAACGTTTGGGCTAATTCATCCGGTCAGCGAGCATTTCTGCGACAGCTGCAACCGGCTGCGCTTGACCGCTGACGGACATATCAAGGCCTGCCTGTATTGGTCGGATGAGCTGCACGTGCGCCCCTATGCCGCAGCCGGCGACCATGAAGGCATCCGCTCCCTGTTCCTGAAGGCGCTGGGAGCCAAGCCGAAGAACCATGAAATGGCGCTGGCTTTGGAGCGTAAGCAACAAAGCCATACGCCAACCGCCCGCCGGATGTCCCAGATCGGCGGCTAA
- a CDS encoding TorD/DmsD family molecular chaperone encodes MAMLFKPLVYTQEQVEWLETRGMVYQLLMDFLSRPPRMSLIAQWRRKVAQYPKAGTSKGGRRLIAYLESIPEAMFRSVCHQEAKEYERLFSGREAIIPSCESLFRSRHEGGGALACIAQVRKLYMDNAIVFNKLNGERDDHIALELEFMAVLAEGMLAKANLQQSCLELADVQIHFLEEHLLKWAQPFAQELMQATQSPLFIGLAELLDEFLVQDLSQLRAWRESQHPVMG; translated from the coding sequence ATGGCAATGCTGTTCAAACCTTTGGTCTATACGCAGGAGCAGGTTGAGTGGTTGGAAACTCGCGGGATGGTATATCAACTATTAATGGATTTTCTGAGCCGCCCGCCGCGGATGTCCTTGATTGCTCAGTGGCGCCGTAAGGTAGCGCAGTACCCGAAGGCAGGGACCAGCAAGGGGGGGCGTAGACTGATTGCCTATCTGGAGAGCATTCCCGAAGCAATGTTTCGCAGTGTCTGCCATCAAGAAGCGAAGGAGTACGAGCGCTTGTTTTCGGGGCGGGAGGCGATCATTCCGTCCTGTGAAAGCTTGTTCCGCAGTCGCCATGAAGGTGGCGGCGCTTTGGCTTGTATCGCCCAAGTCCGCAAATTATATATGGATAATGCGATCGTATTCAATAAATTAAACGGGGAGCGCGACGACCATATCGCACTGGAGCTGGAATTTATGGCCGTGCTCGCGGAAGGCATGCTGGCGAAAGCCAATCTGCAGCAAAGCTGCCTGGAACTGGCGGATGTGCAGATCCACTTCCTGGAGGAGCATTTGCTGAAGTGGGCGCAGCCGTTTGCCCAAGAGCTGATGCAAGCCACGCAAAGTCCGCTCTTTATCGGATTGGCTGAATTGCTGGATGAATTCCTGGTTCAAGATTTGTCGCAGCTTCGAGCCTGGCGGGAAAGTCAGCATCCGGTGATGGGATAG
- a CDS encoding LacI family DNA-binding transcriptional regulator, whose product MPNIKQIAEAAGVSVTTVSRVLNGHPYVSSAKREAVEEAIRRLNYSRNMNAVHLIKGMTQTIGVILPNINHYYFARIMEGVAKQALKNNYQLMLCQTGYRPNEERKVLEMLRNKQMDGLIICSRALSLRDIEVFADYGPIALCERVSGRNLSSVYIDHYASFQTAIRYLWEKGKRRIAFTIYRRNSPSSRSRLKAYTDTLAALGGQAREDWVLDGYLDWEDGAALVDRLLAMNERPDALLITGDQVAAGFILSARLRGIEVPGDFAVIGFDNQPISSLLGITTIDNRLSEIGERAFSIVHAQISGGEGQPVSEELSFQFIERSSV is encoded by the coding sequence ATGCCGAACATCAAACAGATCGCAGAAGCCGCCGGCGTCTCGGTCACAACCGTGTCCCGGGTACTGAACGGCCACCCCTACGTCAGTTCAGCCAAGCGGGAGGCGGTTGAAGAAGCCATTCGCCGGCTCAACTATTCGCGGAACATGAACGCCGTCCATTTGATTAAAGGTATGACGCAAACCATCGGCGTGATCCTGCCGAACATCAACCATTACTATTTTGCCAGGATCATGGAAGGCGTCGCCAAACAGGCGTTGAAAAACAACTACCAGCTGATGCTGTGCCAGACCGGCTACCGCCCGAACGAGGAACGCAAGGTGCTGGAGATGCTTCGCAACAAGCAGATGGACGGGTTGATCATCTGTTCACGAGCCCTGTCCCTCCGCGATATCGAAGTCTTTGCCGACTACGGTCCGATCGCGTTATGCGAGCGGGTGAGCGGCCGCAACCTCTCCTCGGTGTATATCGATCACTATGCCAGCTTTCAAACCGCGATCCGTTATCTCTGGGAAAAAGGGAAACGCCGCATCGCGTTTACAATCTACCGCCGTAACAGCCCCAGCAGCCGCAGCCGTCTGAAGGCTTACACTGATACCCTGGCGGCCTTGGGCGGGCAAGCCCGGGAGGATTGGGTGCTGGACGGCTACCTCGATTGGGAGGATGGCGCGGCGCTGGTGGACCGGCTGCTCGCGATGAACGAGCGCCCGGACGCCTTGCTCATCACCGGTGACCAAGTCGCCGCGGGGTTTATCCTCTCCGCACGCCTTCGCGGGATCGAGGTGCCGGGCGATTTCGCCGTCATCGGCTTCGATAACCAGCCGATCTCCAGCTTGCTTGGGATTACGACGATTGATAACCGGTTGTCGGAGATCGGAGAACGGGCGTTTTCCATCGTCCACGCGCAAATTTCTGGCGGCGAAGGCCAACCCGTCTCGGAGGAGCTTAGCTTTCAGTTTATCGAGCGAAGCTCGGTGTGA
- a CDS encoding efflux RND transporter permease subunit → MKSIIQFSLRNKFAIWLLTVIVTAMGLYSGLTMKQETIPNINVPYLSVTAVYPGAAPEGVVEEITKPLETRLHNVDGVKTITSTSMENAASLIIEFDYDTNLDNATAAVREALNDVQLPDDAQKPQITRFSLNSMPVVSLSLSDKESGSLEDLTRITENDIKPVLEDLDGVASVQIAGQFVREVSLKFDEAKLKELGLTEDTVKGIVQGSALRVPLGLFSLEESEKAVVVDGNITTVDDLKNLAIPIVPSSAGANAAGGMAAASGAGTAAGTAAGAAGGADAAGGAGSAGAAGGAGAAAGANAGGAMGAVPTGLPTVKLGDIADIETVGKAESISRTNGEESIGIQIVKSNDANTVDVVNEVKEAAKELSKQYDHINFTVLLDQGQPITDSVNTMLSKALFGALFAVLIILIFLRNIRSTIISIISIPLSLLIAILALKQMDITLNMMTLGAMTVAIGRVVDDSIVVIENIYRRLSLTGEKLKGSKLIIEATREMFIPIMSSTIVTIAVFLPLAFVSGMVGELFQPFALTMVFSLLASLLVAITLVPALAHTLFRKGLNKKHDHDEKPRGMARGYRRILEWSLSHKLITFGLAVVLLIGSLFLYPLVGVSFLPEQEDKYVMVTYSPEPGARLEDVERDMLQVEKYILEQPNVDRMQYSVGGDNPLGMGSSNSALFYIAYDPDTKQFNDVKEKLIEGLRTELPKGEWNDMSELMTGGLGGSTLSVNVFGDELEQIKPVSDQILSLIQEDTKNFEKGDTSLSKTYEQYTLVADQQKLSSLGLTPGQLAMKLSPVRERPVLTEVAIDGKKYNVYIEADSETYHSITDIENATLTSPLGIQVPIKDVAKVEKGTSPDSIMRIDGKMVVEVSAKITSTDVQKASTSLQEKIDKLDLPDGVTVKFGGVTEQINDTFGQLGLAMLAAIAIVYFVLVVTFGGGLAPFTILFSLPFIVIGAMVGLLIGGETLNVSALMGVLMLIGIVVTNAIVLIDRVIHKEREGLSTREALLEAGTTRLRPILMTALATIGALLPLVFGWERSAGIISRGLGITVIGGLISSTLLTLVIVPIVYEFLMKFRRRDMSAKELD, encoded by the coding sequence ATGAAGAGTATCATCCAGTTTTCCCTGCGCAATAAGTTCGCGATTTGGCTTCTGACGGTCATCGTGACTGCCATGGGATTGTACAGCGGTCTAACGATGAAGCAGGAGACCATTCCAAACATTAACGTGCCTTACCTTAGCGTAACCGCGGTCTATCCAGGCGCTGCGCCGGAAGGCGTAGTCGAGGAGATCACCAAGCCGCTGGAAACGCGGCTGCATAATGTCGACGGTGTAAAGACAATTACCTCCACTTCGATGGAGAACGCTGCCTCGCTCATTATTGAATTTGATTACGACACCAACTTGGACAATGCCACCGCGGCGGTTCGCGAGGCATTAAACGATGTGCAGCTTCCGGATGATGCCCAGAAGCCGCAGATCACCCGGTTTAGTCTGAATTCCATGCCGGTCGTTTCCCTCAGCTTGTCGGATAAGGAATCCGGCAGTCTCGAAGATTTGACCCGGATTACGGAGAACGACATCAAACCTGTGCTCGAGGATTTGGACGGCGTCGCTTCCGTGCAAATCGCCGGCCAGTTCGTCCGTGAGGTCAGTTTGAAATTTGACGAAGCCAAGCTGAAGGAGCTCGGCCTGACGGAAGATACCGTAAAAGGAATCGTGCAAGGTTCCGCGCTCCGCGTGCCGCTGGGGTTGTTTAGCCTTGAGGAATCCGAGAAGGCCGTCGTTGTTGACGGGAACATCACAACCGTAGATGATTTGAAAAACTTAGCTATTCCGATCGTACCTAGCTCTGCTGGCGCCAATGCCGCAGGAGGTATGGCTGCGGCTAGTGGCGCTGGTACAGCGGCTGGTACTGCTGCTGGCGCAGCTGGTGGTGCGGATGCGGCTGGCGGCGCAGGCAGCGCAGGTGCGGCTGGCGGTGCGGGTGCAGCAGCCGGCGCTAACGCTGGAGGAGCGATGGGAGCTGTTCCAACCGGCCTCCCGACCGTCAAACTTGGCGACATCGCTGACATCGAAACAGTTGGTAAAGCCGAATCGATCTCCCGGACCAATGGGGAGGAATCGATCGGCATTCAGATCGTCAAATCCAACGATGCCAACACCGTTGACGTTGTCAACGAGGTCAAGGAAGCCGCCAAAGAGCTGAGCAAGCAATACGACCATATCAACTTTACGGTCCTGCTGGACCAAGGTCAGCCGATCACCGACTCGGTGAACACGATGCTGTCCAAAGCGTTGTTTGGCGCCTTGTTCGCCGTGTTGATCATCCTGATCTTCCTGCGTAACATTCGTTCGACGATCATTTCCATTATCTCGATCCCGTTATCGCTGCTGATCGCCATTTTGGCTTTGAAGCAGATGGATATTACACTGAACATGATGACGCTGGGTGCCATGACCGTTGCCATCGGCCGCGTGGTCGACGACTCAATCGTCGTCATCGAGAACATTTACCGGCGCTTGTCCCTGACGGGCGAGAAGCTAAAGGGAAGCAAGCTGATTATCGAAGCAACACGGGAGATGTTCATCCCGATTATGTCCTCGACGATCGTCACGATCGCCGTGTTCCTGCCGCTCGCTTTCGTCAGCGGGATGGTCGGGGAATTGTTCCAGCCGTTTGCGCTCACGATGGTCTTCTCGCTGCTGGCGTCGCTGCTGGTCGCCATTACCCTCGTACCAGCGCTGGCGCATACGCTGTTCCGCAAAGGTCTTAACAAGAAGCATGACCACGATGAGAAGCCAAGAGGCATGGCCCGCGGCTATCGCCGCATCCTAGAATGGTCGCTGTCCCATAAGCTGATCACCTTCGGACTTGCGGTCGTCCTGCTGATCGGCAGCTTGTTCTTGTACCCGCTGGTCGGCGTCAGCTTCCTGCCGGAACAAGAGGATAAATATGTGATGGTTACCTACTCCCCTGAACCCGGAGCTCGACTGGAGGATGTGGAAAGGGATATGCTGCAAGTTGAGAAATATATCCTGGAGCAGCCGAACGTCGATCGAATGCAATATTCCGTTGGCGGCGACAATCCGCTGGGGATGGGTTCCTCGAACTCAGCTTTGTTCTATATCGCCTATGATCCAGATACCAAACAATTTAACGATGTCAAAGAAAAGCTGATCGAAGGCCTGCGGACCGAGCTTCCGAAGGGTGAATGGAACGATATGTCCGAGCTCATGACCGGCGGTCTGGGCGGCAGCACGCTAAGCGTTAATGTCTTTGGAGACGAGCTGGAGCAGATCAAGCCGGTATCGGATCAAATCCTCTCCCTGATTCAAGAGGATACGAAGAACTTTGAAAAAGGCGACACCAGCCTATCCAAAACCTATGAGCAATACACTTTGGTTGCGGATCAACAGAAGTTGAGCTCCCTTGGCTTGACGCCGGGCCAACTGGCAATGAAGCTGAGCCCGGTTCGGGAACGTCCGGTTCTGACCGAGGTCGCCATCGACGGCAAGAAATACAATGTATATATTGAAGCCGACAGCGAGACTTATCACAGCATTACCGATATCGAAAATGCAACGCTGACTTCGCCGCTGGGCATTCAAGTCCCGATCAAGGACGTGGCGAAGGTGGAAAAAGGCACCTCCCCGGATTCCATCATGCGGATCGACGGGAAGATGGTCGTTGAAGTCAGCGCAAAAATCACCTCTACCGACGTACAAAAGGCATCGACCAGCCTGCAGGAGAAAATCGACAAGCTGGATCTGCCGGACGGCGTTACCGTCAAATTCGGCGGCGTCACCGAACAAATCAACGATACGTTTGGCCAGCTCGGCCTCGCCATGTTGGCGGCCATCGCCATCGTCTATTTTGTTCTCGTCGTCACCTTCGGCGGAGGCTTGGCTCCATTTACGATTCTCTTCTCCCTGCCGTTCATCGTGATCGGTGCCATGGTAGGCCTTCTGATCGGCGGAGAGACACTAAACGTCTCGGCATTGATGGGCGTGCTCATGCTCATCGGGATCGTCGTGACCAACGCGATTGTCTTGATTGACCGTGTCATCCATAAGGAACGCGAAGGCTTGTCCACCCGCGAAGCCTTGCTCGAAGCGGGAACAACCCGGCTTCGTCCGATTCTGATGACCGCCTTGGCGACGATCGGCGCACTGCTGCCGCTGGTCTTCGGCTGGGAACGCAGCGCAGGGATTATCTCGCGCGGCCTCGGCATCACCGTCATCGGCGGTTTGATCAGCTCGACGCTGCTCACGCTGGTCATCGTGCCAATCGTCTACGAATTCCTGATGAAGTTCCGTCGCCGCGATATGTCGGCCAAGGAACTCGATTAA
- a CDS encoding TetR/AcrR family transcriptional regulator has translation MSHPSIDKKKLILRAAMQLFSTKGSSATSMQEIAEACGMSKGSLYLHFKSKEELEQSLFDYCYQMLLDHLTQVELQQGLTPREKLWRQIIVMLELVLELREFLIMQFQDWHKNGTPYKEPASVKAHNSKLLRHGKNKLEAIYGPMIEPYTGDLLTIAYGMVGMYIRLLFEPHVSASPEQMASHLMDLLDLAAQHQLSNRPEPLISEEALRLMTEGAPGSLDLQQHPIIAVKRLRDHLSAITDADRQQEALETLQILEREILELRPRRAIIKGMLANLAAIPELAQHSADLKQLLQVYIQHT, from the coding sequence TTGTCTCATCCATCCATCGACAAAAAGAAGCTGATTTTACGTGCGGCCATGCAGCTATTTTCGACCAAGGGCTCGTCCGCCACGTCGATGCAGGAGATCGCCGAAGCTTGCGGGATGTCCAAGGGCAGTCTCTACCTTCACTTTAAATCGAAAGAGGAACTGGAGCAGAGCTTGTTCGACTACTGCTACCAGATGCTGCTTGACCATCTGACGCAGGTGGAACTGCAGCAGGGATTGACGCCAAGAGAGAAACTGTGGCGCCAGATCATTGTCATGCTCGAACTGGTGCTTGAGCTGCGTGAATTCTTGATCATGCAGTTTCAGGACTGGCACAAAAACGGTACGCCCTACAAAGAACCTGCTTCGGTCAAGGCGCACAATTCCAAGCTGTTACGTCACGGGAAGAACAAGCTGGAGGCCATCTACGGGCCGATGATCGAGCCGTACACGGGCGATCTGTTAACGATCGCTTACGGCATGGTCGGCATGTACATCCGGTTACTGTTCGAGCCCCATGTTTCCGCCTCGCCGGAACAGATGGCGAGCCACTTGATGGATCTGCTCGACTTGGCAGCCCAACATCAGTTAAGCAACCGTCCTGAGCCGTTGATTTCTGAAGAAGCGTTGCGGCTCATGACCGAAGGGGCTCCAGGCAGCCTGGATTTGCAGCAGCATCCGATCATCGCAGTCAAACGCCTCCGTGATCACCTTAGTGCCATCACCGATGCAGACAGACAGCAGGAAGCGCTGGAAACCCTGCAAATTCTGGAGCGTGAAATTTTGGAGCTTCGTCCGCGCCGCGCCATTATTAAGGGCATGCTGGCCAATTTGGCCGCCATCCCGGAGCTGGCTCAGCATTCTGCTGATTTAAAGCAGCTGCTGCAGGTTTATATCCAGCACACGTAA
- the cls gene encoding cardiolipin synthase, with the protein MRRGLQIIIIAAILFAFYYFGFGVFGKFGGTLVSIFQTLTVITIGFAIFMENRNPSSTVAWILVLALLPVVGLVLYFLLGQNYFKRRKFDKKAEQDRLSYERIDRSAHPLPRDLSQFSPSQQRLLHLSQRLARTPFSMATRTYVLTNGEETFTNLLRELKKAKHHIHMEYYIYRADDIGREIQKTLIEKARAGVEVRFMFDAVGSIGLPKSFIAELRAAGVKVGIYGPMRFLSLSSRVNYRNHRKIVVIDGNTGFIGGLNVGDEYLSRSKTYGFWRDTHMLVKGEAVRSLQIIFLQDWQYVTGEKIMDLAYLSPELEQGCSGAVQIVPSGPDNESRTLKNIFFAMITSAKKSVWLATPYFIPDEDILTALRVAGLSGIDVRILFPARPDKWLPFLASHSYFPSLLEVGVKIFEYEKGFLHSKLLIVDGEVATIGTANMDMRSFHLNFEVNALLVQNESVTKVVNNFERDLLSAKLIDKDEFMNKKIPVRLAESAARLLSPLL; encoded by the coding sequence ATGAGACGGGGACTTCAAATCATTATCATCGCCGCAATATTATTTGCTTTCTATTATTTTGGATTTGGCGTCTTCGGTAAATTTGGGGGTACGCTCGTTAGTATCTTCCAAACGCTGACCGTCATTACGATCGGCTTCGCCATTTTTATGGAGAACCGCAATCCTTCCAGCACGGTGGCCTGGATTCTCGTGCTTGCTTTGCTGCCGGTCGTCGGGCTGGTGCTTTATTTTCTGCTGGGCCAAAATTACTTCAAGCGGCGTAAATTCGATAAAAAAGCGGAGCAGGATCGCCTCAGCTATGAGCGGATCGACCGCAGCGCTCACCCGCTGCCTCGGGATTTGTCGCAGTTTAGTCCCAGTCAACAGCGCTTGCTGCATCTGTCCCAGCGGCTGGCTCGCACGCCATTCTCAATGGCAACCCGCACGTACGTGTTGACCAACGGGGAAGAGACGTTTACGAACCTGCTGCGCGAGCTAAAGAAAGCCAAGCATCATATCCATATGGAATACTATATCTACCGTGCCGACGACATCGGACGGGAAATTCAGAAAACGCTGATAGAAAAGGCACGGGCCGGGGTTGAGGTCCGTTTTATGTTTGACGCGGTAGGCAGCATCGGCTTGCCCAAATCGTTTATCGCGGAGCTGCGCGCTGCAGGAGTGAAGGTTGGGATTTACGGGCCGATGCGTTTTTTGTCTTTGTCGAGCCGGGTGAATTATCGCAACCACCGCAAGATCGTCGTGATCGACGGCAATACTGGATTTATCGGCGGTCTCAACGTCGGCGACGAATATTTGAGCCGCAGCAAGACGTACGGCTTCTGGCGAGATACCCACATGCTGGTTAAAGGGGAGGCGGTCCGGTCGTTGCAAATCATTTTCCTGCAAGACTGGCAGTACGTCACCGGGGAGAAAATTATGGATCTCGCCTACCTGTCTCCTGAGCTGGAGCAGGGCTGCAGCGGCGCGGTGCAGATCGTGCCAAGCGGGCCTGACAACGAAAGCCGGACGCTCAAGAACATCTTCTTTGCGATGATCACATCAGCGAAGAAGTCGGTATGGCTGGCGACGCCGTACTTTATTCCGGATGAGGATATCCTGACCGCGCTGCGCGTGGCCGGCTTATCGGGGATCGACGTGCGTATCCTGTTCCCGGCCAGACCGGACAAATGGCTGCCGTTCCTGGCATCCCATTCGTACTTCCCATCGCTGCTGGAGGTTGGGGTGAAAATCTTCGAATACGAAAAAGGCTTTCTGCATTCCAAGCTGCTGATCGTTGACGGGGAAGTAGCCACGATCGGAACAGCGAACATGGATATGCGCAGCTTCCATTTGAATTTTGAGGTGAACGCACTCCTGGTGCAAAACGAAAGCGTAACTAAGGTTGTCAACAATTTCGAACGCGATCTTCTGTCGGCGAAGCTGATCGACAAGGACGAATTTATGAATAAGAAAATCCCGGTACGTCTGGCGGAATCCGCGGCCCGGCTATTATCTCCGCTGTTGTAA